A portion of the Cryptomeria japonica chromosome 5, Sugi_1.0, whole genome shotgun sequence genome contains these proteins:
- the LOC131064873 gene encoding thermospermine synthase ACAULIS5, with product MGEAVATNGFSIKGNGIGNGNGHCNGYSNGHGHCINGYSNGISASVSSNGVSHLPYSNGNTVHHSNSNGHIHTSPSFGDGRRRCFWYEEEIEDDLRWCFALNRILHTGVSEYQDIALIDTRPFGKALVIDGKMQSTEVDEFIYHESLVHPALVYHSQPKSAFIMGGGEGSTAREILRHKCVKKVVMCDIDKEVVDFCKKYLVVNREAFSNSRLELVINDARTELQSRQERFDVIIGDLADPVEGGPCYQLYTKSFYELVIKPKLNHQGIFVTQAGPAGVLTHTQVFSSIYNTLRQVFKHVMPYSAHVPSFADTWGWVMASDHPLTLEAGEIDDRIKQRIKGELQFLDGQTFLVAATLNKSVRKSLSKETHVYTEETARFIHGHGKASYQ from the exons ATGGGAGAAGCAGTGGCAACAAATGGATTCTCCATCAAAGGAAACGGAATCGGGAATGGGAATGGGCACTGTAATGGATATTCTAACGGCCATGGGCACTGTATTAATGGATATTCCAACGGAATCAGTGCGTCGGTATCCTCCAATGGAGTGAGTCATTTGCCATACTCCAACGGAAACACTGTTCACCACAGCAACAGCAACGGCCACATTCATACGTCGCCTTCTTTCGGAGACGGACGGCGCCGCTGCTTTTGGtatgaagaagaaattgaagatgATCTCCGATGGTGTTTCGCTCTTAATAG GATTCTTCATACTGGAGTTAGCGAGTACCAGGATATTGCCCTGATAGACACTCGGCCATTCGGAAAG GCTCTGGTGATTGACGGGAAGATGCAGAGTACGGAAGTGGACGAGTTCATTTATCACGAGTCGTTAGTGCATCCGGCGCTCGTCTATCACTCTCA GCCAAAAAGTGCTTTTATAATGGGAGGCGGCGAAGGCTCGACTGCACGGGAGATACTGCGCCACAAGTGCGTCAAGAAAGTTGTCATGTGTGATATTGATAAG GAAGTTGTTGATTTCTGTAAAAAATATCTGGTTGTCAACCGAGAAGCTTTTAGTAATAGCCGCCTGGAACTAGTTATAAACGACGCGAG GACTGAACTGCAGAGCAGACAAGAACGATTTGATGTGATAATAGGAGACCTTGCGGACCCTGTGGAAGGAGGCCCCTGCTATCAGCTATATACAAAATCTTTCTACGAGCTCGTTATTAAGCCCAAATTGAATCACCAAGGCATCTTTGTTACTCAG GCGGGCCCTGCTGGCGTGCTAACACACACCCAAGTGTTCTCCTCCATTTACAATACATTGAGACAAGTTTTTAAGC ACGTCATGCCTTACTCTGCTCACGTTCCTTCCTTCGCCGACACGTGGGGATGGGTCATG GCATCAGATCATCCCCTCACCTTAGAAGCGGGAGAAATTGACGACAGAATAAAGCAGCGCATAAAGGGAGAGTTGCAGTTTCTTGACGGACAAACTTTCCTTGTGGCTGCCACGTTAAATAAAAGCGTTCGCAAATC ATTGTCAAAGGAAACGCACGTGTATACAGAAGAGACAGCCCGCTTCATTCACGGGCATGGGAAGGCAAGCTATCAGTGA